The following are encoded together in the Desulfobacterales bacterium genome:
- a CDS encoding rod shape-determining protein has translation MSLLVDAILGTFSSDLAIDLGTANTLVYVKGKGIVLCEPSVVAVRMDNRMKNRVLAVGMEAKNMVGRTPGNIVAIRPMRDGVIADFEVTEAMLRHFIHKVHNRRTFVRPRIIIAVPSGITPVEKRAVKESALSAGAREVFLIEEPMAAAIGAGLPVTEPTGCMIVDIGGGTTEVAVISLAGIVYSRSLRVAGDKMDAAIMQYIKRKYNLLIGERTAEIIKTTIGNAYPSPNEIETIEVKGRDLVSGIPKILAIDSEEVRIAISEQIDAIVETVKIALEQTPPELAADIVDSGIVLTGGGALLKNLDKLLRERCALPITIADDPLSTVALGSGMALDSIDILRQVVIL, from the coding sequence ATGAGCTTATTGGTAGATGCTATTTTAGGGACATTCTCAAGCGATCTTGCTATTGATTTGGGAACAGCCAATACTCTTGTATATGTTAAGGGTAAAGGTATAGTGCTTTGTGAGCCTTCAGTTGTAGCTGTTAGAATGGATAATAGAATGAAAAACAGAGTTCTTGCAGTTGGTATGGAGGCAAAAAATATGGTCGGACGAACTCCTGGCAATATTGTTGCCATCAGACCCATGAGAGACGGAGTTATTGCTGATTTTGAAGTTACAGAAGCGATGTTAAGACATTTTATTCATAAAGTTCATAATAGAAGAACTTTTGTTAGACCAAGAATAATTATAGCAGTTCCTTCAGGTATTACTCCTGTTGAAAAAAGAGCTGTAAAAGAATCAGCTTTGTCTGCCGGTGCAAGGGAAGTTTTTTTGATTGAAGAACCTATGGCTGCGGCTATTGGAGCTGGACTTCCTGTAACCGAGCCCACAGGCTGCATGATAGTTGATATTGGAGGAGGAACAACTGAAGTTGCCGTAATATCTTTAGCTGGCATTGTGTATAGCAGATCTTTACGGGTTGCTGGAGATAAAATGGATGCAGCAATCATGCAGTATATAAAGAGAAAATATAACCTTCTTATCGGTGAAAGAACCGCTGAAATAATAAAAACAACTATTGGTAATGCTTACCCATCTCCAAATGAAATAGAAACAATTGAGGTTAAAGGAAGAGATCTTGTTTCCGGTATACCTAAAATACTTGCTATTGATTCTGAAGAGGTAAGGATAGCTATTAGTGAACAAATTGACGCTATAGTTGAAACTGTGAAAATAGCACTCGAACAGACGCCTCCAGAGCTTGCCGCTGATATCGTTGATTCAGGTATAGTTCTAACTGGCGGAGGGGCTCTGCTTAAAAATCTTGATAAACTTTTAAGGGAGAGATGTGCTTTACCTATAACTATCGCTGATGATCCCCTATCTACAGTCGCCCTTGGATCGGGAATGGCTCTTGATAGCATTGA
- a CDS encoding P-II family nitrogen regulator yields MKKIEAIIRPEKIDDIKKAFQEIGLKGMTTIEVKGYGRQKGHKEIYRGAEYIIDFVPKLKIEVVVNSDMVEKIVEQIIKAGSTGKLGDGKIFILPVEEAIRIRTDERGKEALE; encoded by the coding sequence ATGAAAAAAATTGAAGCAATCATACGTCCAGAAAAGATTGATGATATAAAAAAAGCTTTTCAAGAGATAGGTCTTAAAGGCATGACGACTATTGAAGTAAAAGGATATGGAAGACAAAAAGGCCATAAAGAAATATACAGAGGAGCAGAATATATAATTGATTTTGTGCCTAAGCTTAAGATAGAAGTCGTAGTCAATTCAGATATGGTTGAAAAAATTGTTGAGCAAATCATTAAAGCTGGAAGTACAGGTAAATTAGGCGATGGTAAAATTTTTATACTCCCTGTAGAAGAAGCCATAAGAATAAGAACAGATGAAAGGGGTAAAGAGGCTTTAGAATAA